The Chloroherpetonaceae bacterium genome window below encodes:
- a CDS encoding uracil-DNA glycosylase codes for MSEIDLFGLVPEPSSKGSNSEFSKYQTLQELYEATKYCQKCRLGATRKNYVFGDGNENAKLLVIGEAPGADEDEQGKPFVGRSGQLLNKILESIGFQRSDVYIANIVKSRPPENRNPERDEIAACIPHLFRQIEIIRPKIILCLGKVSANTLLENTHSMSSMRGKIHRWKELDVIVTFHPAALLRNPNWKPLCWEDMKYLRKIYDEKYAAL; via the coding sequence ATGTCAGAGATAGATTTATTCGGTTTAGTTCCTGAGCCTTCTTCAAAAGGGTCAAACAGTGAGTTTTCAAAGTATCAAACGCTTCAAGAGCTTTATGAAGCCACAAAGTATTGCCAAAAATGTCGGTTAGGGGCAACACGAAAGAATTATGTATTTGGTGATGGAAATGAAAATGCAAAATTGCTTGTGATTGGTGAAGCTCCGGGCGCTGACGAAGACGAACAAGGGAAACCTTTTGTTGGGCGTTCAGGACAGCTTTTGAATAAAATACTTGAGTCCATAGGCTTCCAAAGAAGTGATGTTTACATTGCAAATATTGTTAAATCGCGCCCTCCGGAAAATCGAAACCCTGAGCGAGATGAAATCGCCGCATGTATTCCTCACCTCTTTCGTCAAATTGAAATAATCCGCCCAAAAATAATTTTGTGTTTGGGAAAAGTATCTGCGAATACGCTTTTGGAAAACACACATTCTATGTCTTCAATGCGTGGAAAAATCCATCGTTGGAAAGAGCTCGATGTCATTGTAACCTTTCATCCCGCGGCGTTGCTCCGCAACCCCAATTGGAAACCTCTTTGTTGGGAGGACATGAAGTATTTAAGAAAAATTTATGACGAAAAATATGCTGCCCTTTAA
- a CDS encoding NADH-quinone oxidoreductase subunit J, whose product MDLLSVSFLLFAYLGAQVIVATIGTVWAKNPVTSALFLVLNFFSLGGLYLLLEAQFIAVVQVIVYAGAIMVLFLFTIMLLNLNDDRSLREKFDLKKGFAVLLSISLLLELGYILSLKITLPKSPDPLLGSQLGEAKTIGKALLTDFLFPFEVISVLLLLAVIGAIVLSKKNFPEEITP is encoded by the coding sequence ATGGATTTGCTATCAGTTTCCTTTTTACTGTTTGCCTATTTAGGAGCACAAGTTATTGTCGCTACGATTGGAACAGTTTGGGCAAAAAACCCCGTTACAAGCGCACTTTTTTTGGTACTTAACTTCTTTTCGCTCGGTGGGCTTTACCTATTGCTCGAGGCACAATTCATTGCTGTTGTTCAGGTTATTGTTTATGCCGGTGCAATTATGGTTCTCTTTTTATTTACCATAATGCTTCTAAATTTAAATGATGATCGATCGTTAAGAGAAAAGTTTGACCTGAAAAAGGGGTTTGCCGTACTTCTTTCGATTTCATTGCTCCTTGAGCTTGGGTATATTCTTTCATTAAAGATTACTTTACCGAAGTCTCCTGATCCTTTGTTAGGTTCTCAACTAGGGGAGGCAAAAACAATCGGAAAAGCGTTACTAACAGATTTTTTATTTCCATTTGAGGTGATTTCTGTTCTATTACTTCTCGCCGTGATTGGGGCAATCGTCTTATCAAAGAAAAATTTTCCTGAAGAAATCACGCCATAA
- a CDS encoding SDR family NAD(P)-dependent oxidoreductase translates to MNVLVTGASGFIGANVARKLVEKKFPVTLLVREKSNLQAVDDILDKVTLRYGDVTDRKSIFEAMEGITNVYHCAGKAHIGGGKDRQLYAINVEGTRNVLEAAMHEEVKKVVYTSSVSAIGITGTKEPADENQDWNLDELNVTYFKTKHLAENEVKVAVDQGLDCVIVNPSYVFGEWDVNFNAGRLIKDLYFHKIPVYPTGGINVADVQNVVNGHLVAMEGGLKGERYILGGENLTYKEVFDTICRIVKAPRVWLPLYKSLVRLFVNLTADMRIHRKISALANREILESSSKYFYYSSKKAYSTLAYQRTPFDESIFRTFNWYKEKGLL, encoded by the coding sequence ATGAATGTATTAGTAACCGGTGCTTCCGGATTTATTGGAGCAAATGTTGCTCGCAAACTCGTTGAAAAAAAGTTTCCCGTTACACTTCTTGTTAGAGAAAAATCAAATCTCCAAGCAGTTGATGATATTTTAGACAAGGTTACCCTTCGCTACGGCGATGTGACCGACCGTAAATCGATTTTTGAAGCGATGGAGGGGATAACCAATGTTTATCATTGTGCAGGAAAAGCACATATCGGCGGAGGAAAAGATAGACAGCTATATGCAATCAATGTTGAAGGGACTCGAAATGTCTTAGAAGCAGCTATGCATGAAGAAGTCAAAAAAGTGGTTTATACCAGTTCTGTTTCTGCAATTGGAATAACCGGAACTAAAGAGCCGGCCGATGAAAATCAAGATTGGAACTTGGATGAACTCAATGTCACTTACTTCAAAACCAAACACTTGGCAGAAAACGAAGTAAAAGTCGCGGTTGATCAAGGGTTGGATTGTGTTATTGTGAATCCAAGCTATGTTTTTGGTGAGTGGGATGTCAATTTTAATGCAGGTCGGTTAATTAAGGATTTATACTTTCATAAGATTCCGGTTTATCCTACCGGTGGCATCAATGTGGCTGATGTACAAAATGTCGTAAACGGTCATTTAGTTGCAATGGAAGGGGGCTTAAAAGGAGAGCGATATATTCTTGGAGGAGAGAATCTTACCTATAAAGAAGTATTTGATACCATTTGCAGAATAGTGAAAGCGCCTCGTGTTTGGCTACCACTATACAAAAGCTTGGTTCGTTTGTTTGTAAATCTCACGGCCGATATGAGAATCCACAGAAAGATTAGTGCGCTTGCAAATCGCGAAATTTTGGAATCCTCTTCAAAATATTTTTATTACTCATCCAAAAAGGCCTACTCTACACTCGCTTATCAACGCACACCGTTTGATGAAAGTATCTTTAGGACTTTTAATTGGTATAAAGAAAAAGGATTGTTGTAG
- a CDS encoding penicillin acylase family protein, which yields MQRARKQLFNGITLTAVLLLISMTWFFIRIMKSSVHDYSSRFEINKGELESTVQITYDDFAVAHILADSEHDLFFSQGFTHARERLWQMESQRMASEGRLSEIYGEETVSLDKFFRTVGLRRIADSLWFSRSSPLKESTRRIIQAYCDGVNAYLQKIHSGEERLPLEFELLGYTPEYWRPQNTLEILRLMGWELNLSWHIDIVLAEIASKLGVKSAMLFYPEYEDYRNSILDSLQTAQVVSLFDSTNNKSKKRPAFQKSKVISQLIELKKIDTEFRLLFGSFGSHLGSNAWVVSPSKSKSGKAMLANDPHLGFTAPARWYEMHLYSPNSKINVAGFSLPGIPTIIFGKTPSIAWGMTNLMADDCDFFLHLDPSEFKNPLLTQEIVEEIKIKNAASISHRYFITSNGVTFRPERNSMNPTLQSPILDNYMISMLWTGSTLTDEIGSLYRIMKSSDWNDFKSALTTFGMPAQNFVYADSSGNIGYQAAGIIPIRTDQVGFRLRSATNPIDAWQGSIPFSNLPHIYNPNSGLIVTANQKPTKSNYPYYISSLWEPSSRAERIAELLNSQHDFSTEEFQNIQNDLISPSAKELIPYVLRAVESTLDPSTQTAFEYLKNWHFGFEQTSIAATIYAQFYRQLLINTFQDELGDELLSEYLALVNAPIRVIQRMMKDSTVTSIVIDSVAVDQVTFHPLFDNRQTAALETRDDIIRKSFSEAVLILKKNLGTDETEWRWGKIHKLTLPHLLGSSLRKKNSSKAPENIFNIGPFETGGHSTTINNGEYRFSEPLPIQNTLLSASQSLGASGRRVIDFSITDSYFSIIPGGNSGHPLSKYYRDQMPLWLQGKLKSVPTNPLLIFDTDYPSTFLIPKEE from the coding sequence ATGCAGCGCGCCCGAAAACAACTCTTTAATGGCATAACCCTTACGGCAGTCCTTCTTTTAATTTCAATGACTTGGTTTTTCATACGTATCATGAAAAGCTCGGTTCATGATTATTCCTCCCGCTTCGAGATCAATAAAGGAGAGCTTGAATCCACCGTTCAAATTACTTACGACGACTTCGCAGTTGCACATATACTTGCCGATTCTGAACATGATTTGTTTTTTTCGCAAGGTTTCACTCACGCCCGTGAACGCCTATGGCAAATGGAATCTCAACGAATGGCCTCAGAAGGAAGACTCTCTGAAATCTATGGAGAAGAAACGGTTTCGCTTGATAAATTTTTTAGGACGGTGGGGTTAAGACGAATTGCTGATTCCTTGTGGTTTTCTCGTTCAAGCCCACTTAAAGAATCGACTCGACGCATCATTCAGGCTTATTGCGATGGAGTAAATGCTTACCTTCAAAAAATTCATTCCGGTGAAGAGCGCCTACCTTTAGAATTTGAACTATTAGGTTATACACCTGAATATTGGAGACCGCAAAATACCCTTGAAATTCTTCGATTAATGGGTTGGGAGTTGAATCTCAGTTGGCACATTGATATTGTTTTAGCTGAAATTGCCTCTAAACTTGGGGTAAAATCAGCAATGCTATTTTACCCCGAGTATGAAGATTATCGCAATTCAATTCTTGATTCTTTACAAACCGCCCAAGTTGTTTCATTATTTGATTCGACAAATAACAAATCAAAAAAACGACCTGCTTTTCAAAAGTCAAAAGTGATTTCTCAACTCATTGAGTTAAAAAAAATTGATACCGAATTCAGGCTTCTTTTTGGCAGTTTTGGTTCTCATTTGGGAAGTAATGCGTGGGTCGTGAGCCCTTCGAAGTCAAAATCTGGAAAAGCAATGCTTGCCAACGACCCGCATTTAGGATTTACCGCTCCGGCGCGGTGGTATGAGATGCATCTCTATTCGCCAAACTCAAAAATCAATGTTGCCGGTTTTTCTTTGCCCGGAATCCCTACAATCATATTTGGGAAAACACCTTCGATAGCTTGGGGAATGACCAATTTAATGGCAGATGATTGCGACTTTTTTCTTCATCTCGACCCAAGTGAATTCAAGAATCCACTTCTAACTCAAGAGATTGTTGAAGAAATTAAAATCAAAAATGCGGCGAGTATCTCGCATCGATATTTTATCACTTCAAACGGAGTAACCTTCAGACCTGAAAGAAATTCAATGAACCCTACCCTACAATCCCCAATTCTTGATAATTATATGATTTCGATGCTTTGGACAGGGTCTACATTAACCGATGAAATCGGATCACTTTATAGAATTATGAAGTCTTCAGATTGGAATGACTTCAAATCTGCTCTTACAACTTTTGGAATGCCTGCTCAAAATTTTGTTTATGCCGATTCTTCCGGCAATATTGGTTATCAAGCTGCAGGGATTATTCCGATAAGAACAGACCAAGTGGGTTTTCGATTGCGAAGTGCCACAAACCCAATCGACGCTTGGCAAGGATCTATTCCCTTTTCAAACTTGCCTCATATTTATAACCCAAATTCAGGGTTAATTGTTACTGCAAATCAGAAACCAACCAAGAGCAATTATCCATACTACATCTCTTCACTTTGGGAGCCCTCAAGCCGAGCCGAACGCATTGCAGAACTTTTGAATTCGCAACATGATTTTTCAACAGAAGAATTCCAAAATATTCAAAACGACCTCATTTCTCCTTCCGCAAAAGAGCTCATTCCTTATGTTTTGCGTGCGGTCGAATCCACTCTTGACCCATCTACTCAAACCGCTTTCGAGTATCTCAAAAATTGGCATTTTGGATTTGAACAAACATCTATCGCAGCAACAATCTATGCCCAATTTTATAGACAACTCCTTATCAATACTTTTCAAGACGAATTGGGCGATGAACTCCTTTCTGAATATCTCGCCTTAGTGAACGCACCGATTCGGGTGATTCAACGAATGATGAAAGATTCAACGGTAACTTCAATCGTTATTGATAGTGTTGCGGTTGATCAAGTGACATTTCACCCTTTGTTCGATAATCGTCAAACCGCTGCCTTAGAAACGAGAGATGATATTATTCGAAAAAGTTTCTCTGAAGCCGTTTTGATTTTGAAAAAAAACTTAGGCACTGATGAAACAGAATGGCGATGGGGAAAAATTCATAAACTCACCCTTCCACATCTTCTTGGATCGAGCCTTCGAAAGAAAAATTCAAGCAAAGCCCCCGAGAATATCTTTAACATCGGACCTTTTGAAACCGGTGGTCATTCAACTACCATCAATAACGGTGAATATCGATTTTCTGAACCCTTACCAATTCAAAACACCTTACTTTCTGCTTCACAATCATTAGGGGCAAGTGGAAGAAGGGTCATCGATTTCAGCATAACGGATTCTTATTTCTCGATTATTCCGGGCGGAAACTCAGGTCACCCGTTAAGCAAATATTACAGAGACCAGATGCCGCTTTGGCTTCAGGGAAAGTTAAAATCCGTTCCAACAAACCCCCTTCTGATATTTGATACCGATTACCCAAGCACATTCCTTATTCCAAAAGAGGAATAA
- a CDS encoding response regulator has protein sequence MSKQILIIDDDSGAHLIYKAALGKVSSELVFTSCYDGTEGLEKLRVGSYNLLLLDMLMPEMNGIEFLEAVEQSGQLLPTTIVCSGLSDKELIMAALALGASSYLLKPPDVNQLRNLVKEYLNIKQTSSTPTLEELPPPVVQDSIPTVIAPQPAMKSAVERSSSLASQQFDSLSQAMAYMVFSKQTASIHFTSEKNYEGMLKYDKGKLKSVAYNGLTGLDALESLRNSKPSKILLVA, from the coding sequence ATGTCAAAGCAAATATTAATCATCGACGACGATAGCGGCGCTCACCTCATTTATAAAGCAGCGCTCGGAAAAGTCTCTTCCGAACTTGTATTTACGAGTTGTTACGATGGCACAGAAGGATTAGAGAAACTACGAGTCGGTTCATATAATCTATTGCTCCTAGATATGCTCATGCCTGAGATGAATGGCATTGAATTTTTAGAGGCTGTAGAGCAATCGGGGCAATTGTTACCAACCACAATTGTTTGCAGTGGGCTTTCAGATAAAGAGTTGATTATGGCAGCTTTAGCCCTTGGCGCGAGTTCATACCTCTTGAAACCGCCTGATGTCAATCAATTACGAAATTTGGTAAAGGAATATTTGAATATTAAACAAACTTCGTCGACACCCACTTTGGAAGAATTACCACCACCCGTTGTTCAAGATTCAATTCCTACCGTAATTGCACCTCAACCGGCAATGAAATCTGCTGTGGAACGCAGTTCTTCTTTGGCATCACAACAGTTTGATTCACTCTCTCAAGCAATGGCTTATATGGTTTTCAGCAAGCAAACCGCTTCGATACATTTTACCTCAGAAAAAAATTATGAAGGCATGCTCAAATACGATAAAGGAAAACTCAAAAGCGTGGCGTATAATGGTCTTACCGGATTAGATGCCCTTGAATCGCTTAGAAATTCGAAGCCAAGTAAAATCTTGCTTGTTGCCTAA
- a CDS encoding PAS domain S-box protein, whose amino-acid sequence MPTLNTDKSVQTPLFNNWKQIIPYAFILFLSLTALLFTFLYIILGDFLFEVFALGSSVILALIGIYTVLLRGSKVESDLGSQNLFSLQNSEDWSSIEKLETGVISKTIDSVERANQVLASLPASILLYDIQSDRIIYSNEVLQFFLEQDIDPKENFLQSFYRQIVLREDFNKVLRHFEFLRSVPAALAKPFHELDYRIRTSSGVIRYLRNRDRIFMRDSLGKPLVILCVIRDVSEYVLAYETALYNSTILENVDEAIVATDISFIIRGWNKSAEKIFELSAEQAIGKTLSEALRIQLTAEVSSKIINSLSTNGNWKGILEQRKIDGTELVIMLNLSALKNDEGETIGTIGIINDITTERMLELREQEANERYALAVEGSNDGIWDWDLQNDKVYYSSRWKQMIGYADHELGNTFSVWESLIHPEDKKRVVKALNSYIRRETNQYQVEFRFRHKDGSYRWVYSRGVGVWDANGNVYRIAGSHTDITERKEFELQLESAKQAAELASKAKSEFIATISHELRTPLNGVIGMTSLLTQTPLSNEQKQYLENIQFSGQSLLSLINDILDFSQLEASIVKLEPQPFNVEESIISSIEQHSLKASVKSLDISYSIDPTIPPILIGDGIRIRQVLSNIVSNAVKFTETGEVHIRVRPLEASHEQITLEFEVHDTGIGISNPLAEKLFKPFSQLEGAFNRRYSGMGLGLALSSQLIELMKGKISVSSEVGKGSIFTFSVPLQIQSAQSQNTQEKARYFDAFGLQLKIYWVDERPMALQASNQFLLNEGLSVIPNISLSEVILTTQKGNHPDVIILSLSDKPISAEEIAYLHQARETGTRLGVLCFQQSFDAVSKMNIFDFVLVKPVRHSKTLLALQKVLSSANAARPIAIEGTYPYKKHDISILVAEDYAINQRVILGILKKLGYDADVATNGIEALHLFDQRYYDIVFMDIQMPEMDGLQATREILKRFPSEKVPVILAMTANSTQTDRDNCFQAGMKDFLAKPITIDTVSAMIEYWAAVIQSGRSPSPAHHHSIFEISVEENILNLSTIEMLQSLPSVGNGTLLNELIDLFIQQVPQQIQKVKLLYSESNAPLLRKAAHALKGTSLNIGAAKLGDFAHKIEVNAQHENLSECELLIHALEPAYESSLQKLLQIKQSN is encoded by the coding sequence ATGCCAACATTAAACACAGATAAAAGCGTACAAACCCCTTTGTTCAACAATTGGAAGCAGATAATTCCCTATGCTTTTATTTTGTTTTTATCCTTAACAGCTCTTCTCTTCACTTTTTTATACATCATTTTAGGCGACTTTCTTTTTGAAGTTTTTGCCTTGGGCTCATCCGTAATTTTGGCGCTCATTGGAATTTATACTGTTTTGTTAAGAGGCTCAAAGGTAGAGAGTGATCTGGGCTCTCAAAATCTTTTCTCGCTTCAGAATAGTGAAGATTGGTCGAGCATCGAAAAACTTGAAACAGGGGTCATTAGTAAAACGATTGACAGTGTCGAGCGAGCCAATCAAGTTCTCGCATCACTTCCCGCATCAATTTTGCTGTATGATATTCAAAGTGATCGAATAATTTACTCGAACGAAGTTCTTCAATTTTTTCTTGAACAAGACATCGACCCAAAAGAGAATTTTCTGCAATCATTTTATCGTCAGATTGTTTTAAGGGAAGACTTCAACAAGGTTTTAAGACACTTTGAGTTTCTTCGTTCCGTACCGGCTGCACTTGCAAAACCTTTTCACGAACTTGATTATCGAATCAGAACATCAAGTGGGGTCATCAGGTATTTACGGAATCGGGATCGAATTTTCATGCGCGATTCCCTAGGTAAGCCGTTGGTGATTTTGTGTGTTATTCGCGATGTCAGCGAATATGTTTTGGCTTATGAAACCGCGTTATACAATTCAACCATTTTAGAAAATGTTGATGAAGCTATCGTGGCTACCGATATCAGTTTTATCATCAGAGGTTGGAATAAAAGCGCCGAAAAGATTTTTGAACTAAGCGCGGAACAAGCCATCGGGAAAACACTCTCTGAAGCTCTGAGAATTCAATTGACTGCTGAAGTCAGTTCAAAAATCATCAATTCGCTTTCAACCAATGGAAATTGGAAAGGCATTTTGGAACAACGTAAAATCGATGGGACAGAACTTGTGATTATGCTGAATCTCTCTGCTCTTAAAAACGATGAAGGCGAAACCATCGGCACCATCGGAATTATCAATGACATCACTACTGAACGGATGCTTGAACTGCGAGAGCAAGAAGCAAATGAACGTTACGCTTTGGCGGTGGAAGGCTCTAACGATGGAATCTGGGACTGGGATCTCCAAAATGATAAAGTGTATTACTCTTCTCGTTGGAAACAAATGATTGGCTATGCCGATCATGAATTGGGAAATACTTTCTCGGTTTGGGAAAGTTTGATTCACCCAGAAGATAAAAAGCGTGTTGTTAAAGCGCTAAATAGTTACATCCGACGAGAGACAAATCAATATCAAGTTGAATTCCGATTTCGACATAAAGACGGGAGCTATCGGTGGGTATATAGCCGAGGTGTTGGTGTTTGGGATGCCAATGGGAATGTTTATCGAATTGCCGGCTCTCATACTGATATCACGGAGCGAAAGGAATTTGAACTTCAACTTGAATCGGCTAAGCAAGCGGCAGAACTTGCCAGTAAAGCAAAATCAGAATTCATTGCAACAATTAGCCACGAATTACGAACTCCCTTAAATGGAGTTATCGGCATGACAAGCCTTCTTACACAAACTCCCCTTTCAAACGAACAAAAACAGTATCTTGAAAATATTCAGTTCAGCGGGCAAAGTCTTCTTTCATTGATTAATGATATTCTTGACTTTTCACAACTTGAGGCAAGTATAGTAAAACTTGAACCCCAACCGTTTAATGTGGAAGAATCCATCATCAGTTCAATTGAACAACATTCTTTGAAAGCCTCTGTAAAAAGTTTAGACATTTCCTATTCAATTGATCCCACCATTCCTCCGATTCTCATTGGTGATGGAATTCGTATCCGTCAAGTGTTAAGCAATATCGTTTCAAATGCAGTGAAATTTACTGAAACAGGTGAAGTACACATTCGTGTTCGACCGTTAGAGGCCTCTCATGAGCAAATCACACTTGAATTTGAAGTTCATGATACAGGCATTGGTATTTCAAATCCACTCGCTGAAAAGTTGTTCAAACCGTTTTCTCAACTCGAAGGAGCCTTTAACCGCCGTTATTCAGGAATGGGTTTAGGGCTTGCTTTATCCTCCCAATTGATTGAGCTTATGAAAGGGAAAATCTCAGTTTCCAGTGAAGTAGGTAAAGGATCGATTTTTACCTTCTCGGTTCCACTGCAAATTCAATCGGCGCAAAGTCAAAACACACAAGAAAAAGCTAGATACTTTGATGCATTTGGTCTTCAACTTAAAATTTATTGGGTAGATGAACGACCAATGGCATTACAAGCGTCAAATCAATTTCTACTTAACGAAGGTCTATCGGTAATACCTAACATCTCACTTTCGGAGGTTATTTTGACAACCCAAAAGGGAAATCATCCCGATGTTATTATTCTTTCGCTTTCAGATAAACCGATTTCAGCAGAAGAAATAGCCTATCTTCATCAAGCACGAGAAACAGGGACTCGATTAGGGGTACTGTGCTTTCAACAATCGTTTGATGCAGTTTCAAAAATGAACATCTTTGATTTTGTTTTGGTCAAACCAGTACGACATTCAAAAACACTTTTAGCGCTTCAAAAGGTTCTCTCTTCTGCCAATGCCGCTCGCCCAATTGCCATTGAAGGAACCTATCCGTATAAGAAACATGACATTTCGATTCTGGTTGCTGAAGATTATGCCATCAATCAACGGGTGATACTTGGTATCCTAAAGAAATTAGGATATGATGCCGATGTGGCTACTAATGGGATCGAAGCACTGCATTTGTTTGACCAAAGGTATTATGACATTGTTTTTATGGATATTCAAATGCCCGAAATGGACGGACTTCAAGCAACAAGAGAAATACTTAAGCGATTTCCTTCGGAGAAAGTGCCGGTTATACTTGCAATGACAGCGAATTCAACTCAAACAGATCGCGATAATTGCTTTCAAGCCGGAATGAAAGATTTCCTTGCTAAACCTATCACGATCGACACAGTTTCTGCAATGATCGAATATTGGGCGGCAGTAATTCAAAGCGGACGTTCACCTTCCCCGGCTCATCATCATTCAATATTTGAAATTTCGGTTGAAGAAAATATTCTCAATCTATCAACGATAGAAATGCTTCAATCCCTACCATCAGTAGGTAACGGCACTTTACTCAATGAATTAATCGATTTGTTTATTCAACAAGTCCCACAACAAATTCAAAAGGTTAAACTGCTTTATTCTGAATCTAATGCACCGCTATTAAGAAAAGCAGCACATGCACTCAAAGGAACAAGCTTGAATATCGGAGCGGCAAAACTCGGCGATTTCGCCCATAAAATTGAAGTGAATGCACAACATGAGAATCTAAGCGAATGTGAACTTCTTATTCATGCACTTGAGCCTGCTTACGAATCTTCTTTGCAGAAACTTTTGCAAATAAAACAAAGCAATTAA
- the tmk gene encoding dTMP kinase, with translation MLISFEGLDASGKSTQLKLLESHLKSIGKDSLCLREPGGILLGEEIRNILLHHQEEIHPTAELLLFFASRAELIERRIRPALLRGEIVILDRFYDSTIAYQGFGRGIDLKIIEQLISIVTQGLEPNHTFYLDISPEAAFQRKTQLVESNQFANQDRGNQLDRMERSGLEFFRKVQEGYHYVAKKFHHRVVTLNAEENIESLHKKIVSQLFPNI, from the coding sequence ATGCTTATCAGTTTTGAAGGATTAGACGCTTCAGGAAAATCGACTCAACTGAAGTTATTAGAAAGCCATCTGAAATCGATAGGCAAGGATTCACTTTGCTTACGAGAGCCCGGCGGAATTCTTTTAGGTGAGGAAATCAGAAATATTTTATTGCATCATCAAGAGGAAATCCATCCTACGGCAGAATTGCTACTATTTTTCGCAAGTCGAGCAGAATTGATTGAACGGCGAATTCGACCTGCTTTATTGCGCGGGGAAATCGTCATCCTTGATCGGTTTTATGATTCTACCATTGCTTATCAAGGTTTTGGAAGAGGAATTGACCTTAAAATTATTGAGCAGTTGATTTCTATTGTCACACAAGGTTTAGAGCCAAATCATACTTTTTATCTTGATATTTCGCCAGAAGCAGCGTTCCAACGTAAAACACAACTTGTCGAGTCAAACCAATTCGCTAACCAAGACCGGGGCAATCAACTCGACCGAATGGAACGCTCAGGATTAGAATTCTTTCGGAAAGTTCAAGAAGGGTATCACTATGTGGCAAAGAAATTTCATCATAGGGTGGTAACCTTGAATGCAGAAGAGAACATAGAATCCCTTCATAAAAAAATCGTTTCACAATTGTTCCCTAATATCTAA
- the purK gene encoding 5-(carboxyamino)imidazole ribonucleotide synthase: MDFSKEIVIGILGGGQLAKMSAQAAQKLGFSVIIFEQDANAPAVKITHNAVIGQVSDKEAIKRFVDKASVITLENEFISYEVLEYIESLGKPVNPGAATLRIIQDKLLQKDHLKNAGLPVVEFASIESLQDAIRFGRENGYPFLLKSRKGGYDGYGNRTIHSENQIAISLTELGFPEKGILAEAFVKFQSELAVMVARSKSEKAVAYPVVETIHENHICKLVKAPAIFDEEFLWGASDLARAAVESVRGIGMFGVEMFYTETGSLLINEMAPRPHNSGHYSIEACTTSQFENHIRAVLDLPIGEATMRVPAAVMINILGKRNAAVSMETIQAALSNKNTSLHIYGKPESRIGRKMGHITATGLDFKECLKAVTEAEQKIVL; the protein is encoded by the coding sequence ATGGATTTTTCTAAAGAAATAGTGATCGGAATTTTAGGTGGCGGGCAGCTCGCTAAAATGAGTGCTCAAGCTGCGCAAAAACTTGGTTTTTCGGTGATCATTTTTGAGCAAGACGCCAATGCTCCAGCAGTGAAAATCACTCACAATGCCGTTATCGGACAAGTCTCTGATAAAGAGGCAATTAAGCGGTTTGTCGATAAAGCCTCAGTGATTACGCTCGAAAATGAATTTATCAGTTACGAGGTTTTAGAATACATTGAATCGTTAGGAAAACCGGTCAATCCGGGAGCTGCAACGCTTAGAATTATTCAGGACAAACTTTTACAAAAAGACCATCTGAAAAATGCCGGATTGCCGGTAGTTGAATTTGCGTCCATTGAGTCGCTTCAAGACGCAATTCGTTTTGGCCGAGAAAACGGTTATCCATTTTTATTGAAATCTCGAAAAGGCGGTTATGATGGTTATGGAAATCGAACGATTCACAGCGAAAATCAAATTGCAATTTCACTCACAGAGCTTGGCTTCCCTGAAAAGGGAATTTTGGCTGAAGCGTTTGTGAAATTTCAATCAGAACTTGCGGTAATGGTGGCAAGAAGCAAAAGTGAAAAAGCGGTTGCATATCCCGTGGTTGAAACGATTCATGAAAACCACATATGTAAGTTGGTAAAAGCGCCGGCAATTTTTGACGAAGAATTTTTGTGGGGAGCCAGCGATTTAGCTAGAGCGGCTGTTGAATCTGTGAGAGGAATCGGAATGTTTGGCGTGGAAATGTTTTATACTGAAACCGGATCCTTGTTGATCAATGAAATGGCGCCTCGCCCACATAATTCTGGTCATTACAGCATTGAAGCTTGCACAACCTCACAATTTGAAAATCATATTCGTGCTGTTTTAGATCTCCCGATTGGCGAAGCCACGATGCGAGTCCCTGCTGCCGTTATGATCAATATTTTAGGCAAAAGAAATGCCGCCGTTTCTATGGAGACCATTCAAGCAGCGTTATCAAATAAAAACACCTCGCTTCACATTTATGGAAAGCCGGAGTCGAGAATTGGACGAAAAATGGGTCATATCACTGCGACAGGGCTCGATTTCAAGGAGTGTTTGAAAGCTGTAACAGAAGCAGAGCAAAAAATTGTTCTCTAA